Sequence from the Macaca thibetana thibetana isolate TM-01 chromosome 20, ASM2454274v1, whole genome shotgun sequence genome:
atggtcccaccTGATGTTGATGggagtgacagatcatcaggcattagattctcataaggagcaacctagatccttcgcatgcgcagttcacaataggattcatgctcctatgataatctaatgccgctgctgatctgacagaaaGCAGAGCTGAGGCAGTAATGTAGACAatgggagcagctgtaaatacagatgaagcttcgatCGCCAGCCATTCACTTCCTGCTGTGCGGCTCAGTACCTAACAGGTCACGGACTGGTACTGGCCCCacagcccaggggttggggaccccgaCTTAAACTAAGGCCCAGGTTTCCAAAATAACATCCACTTTGAGGGCTTGTTGAGTGGATTAAGTCATAAATGTTGGTGtagttggccgggcatggtggttcatgcctgtaatcccagcacttccggagtctgaggcgggtggatcactcgaggtcaggaatttgagacaagcctggccaacatgaaaccccatctctactaaaaatacagaaaattaggccgggcgcagtggctcatgcctgtaatcccagtactttgggaggctgaggtgggtggatcatttgaggtcaggagtttgagatgagcctggccaacatggtgaaaccctgactctactaataaatacaagaattagccaggtgatagtggcatgcacctgtaatcccagctactcaggaggctgagacgggagaatcccttgagcctgagaggcagaggttgaggtgagctgagatcgggccactgcactctagtctgggtgagagagtgagatcctgtctcaaaaaacaaaacagaataaaattagctgggcgtggtggttggtgcctgtaatcccagctactcaggaggctgaggcaggagaatcacttgaacccggtacacggggcttgcagtgagccgagattgcgccattgcacttcagcctgggcaacaagagcggaaactccatctcaaaaacaatgcaaaagaaaaaatgttggtATACTGTTGGAGCATTATAATGCACAACTAATTTTGTGTCCTCTCCTGCTCCCCCACCACCACTTTACTTTCTCTATGTAAGTCGTTTGTTCTCAGGCCTCAAGGCAGTTCCTTGCTCTAACCAGTTTGCCTCTACTAGTCCATAGAATTGCTTGGTTTGGCCGAATGAGAAAATCAATTATGGTCATTTACAAGAACCATTGCCCAAATATGCCTACTTACTCCAAAGCACAAGAATCATGAGGGGCAGTTCACATTTGTTCACCTCCCATGATGTACAGGTCCTATGCTGGACACTTTCATGCCTTATCCCACAAATTAGGCTTGTCCTTAAGTAGAAGCATTGACAAAGTTTTTGCTACATGGATATTAATTTTGTGCCCAGatcatagcatttttaaaaaaattgttgactGAATAaactgttttagtttttttttttttttttttttgagactgagtctcgctctgtcgcccaggctggagtgcagtggcccgatctcagctcactgcaagctccgcctcccgggtttacgccattctcctgcctcagcctcccgagcagctgggactacaggctcccgccacctcgcccggctagttttttgtatttttttttttagtagagacggggttttaccatgttagccaggatggtctcgatctcctgacctcgtgatccacccatctcggcctcccaaagtgctgggattacaggcttgagccaccacgcccggccttttttttttttttgagatggagtctcactctgtctcccaggctggagtgcagtggcaccatgtccgctcactgcaaccttcgcctccccagctcaagcaatcctcctgcctcagcctccgaagtagctgggaccacaggcatgtgccaccatgcctggctaacttttgtattttgtcatattggccaggctggtcttgaactctagagctcaagcaatctgcccgcctaggcctcccaaagtgctaggattaccagtgtgaaccaccacactggcctattttttactttttttttttaaatacaaattgccttactgttttccatagcagctgcactattttattttcttttgagacagagtcttgctctgtcgcccaggctggagtgcaatggtgcgatctcggctcactgcaacctctgcctcccaggttcaagcgattctcctgcctcagcctccaaagtagctggaattacaggcacctgtcactgcaccaggctaatttttgtatttttagaagagacagggtttctccatgttggccagggtggattcgaacttctgacctcaggtgatccgcctgcctcagcttcccaaatggtgggattacaggcgggagccaccgcgccaggccagctgcactattttatattcccaccaacggtGCACAAGtattctgatttctccacatcctcaccaacacttgttatttagTGATTTTTGATAGCTGACATCCTAATGGGtataaggtggtatctcattttggcttTGATTTCATTTACCTAATGGTTAGttttgttaagcattttttaatttgcttgttGGTCATTTCTACAGTATAGTATATATTTCTTTGGAGAAACGTctactcaagtcctttgcccTTTTAATTGAGTTGCTTGTTTATTGtggttgagttgtaggagttctttatatattatagatattaaccccttatcagatatatgatttgctatttcctctcattctgttggttgccttttcactgttcttttttgttttgttttgttttttggggggtgggggtttgagacggagttttgctcttttgcccaggctggagtaaagtggtgcaatcacagctcactgcaacctccactctgggggttcaagtgattctcctgccttagcctcccgagttgctgggaatataggtgcccggcaccatgcctggctgattttgtactttcagcagagatggggtttcaccatgttggccaggctggtctcaaactactgacctcaggtgatccacctgcctgggcttcccaaagtgctaggattacaggcttgagacaccatgcccagcctgttgtgtcctttgatgcacagaaaATATACTTTTCTCTACTGAATGGCCAcagcacccttgtcaaaaatcatttgactagtcagggcatggtggctcacgcctgtaatcccagcactttgggaggctgaggcgggaggactgcttgaggccaggagtttgagacatacctgggcaacatggcaaacggcaaaaccccgtctcttacACACAgtgcaaaagttagctgggcatgatgggtGGCGTGTGACTACTGGCTGTCtcaactacccaggaggctgaggcagaaggatctcttgagcccaagacgtccaggctgcagtgagctttgattgtgccactgaactccagcctgcgcgatgacggagcaaggctctgtcttaaaaaaaaaaaaaaaaaagggccgggcgcggtggctcaagcctgtaatcccagcactttgggaggccgagacgggcggatcacgaggtcaggagatcgagaccatcctggctaacacggtgaaaccccgtctctactaaaaaatacaaaaaactagccgggcgaagtggcgggcgcctgtagtcccagctacttgggaggctgaggcaggagaatggcgtgaacccgggaggcggagcttgcagtgagctgagatccggccactgcactccagcctgggcgacagagcatgactccgtctcaaaaaaaaaaaaaaaaaaatcagctgggtgcggtggttcagcactttgggggcagaggcgggcagaccacgagatcaagagatcgagaccatcctggccaacatggtgaaaccccgtctctactaaaaacacaaaaattaactgggcgtggtggcgtgcgcctgtagtcccagcaactcgggaggctgagggaggagaaacgCCTGAACCCgtgaggtcgaggttgcagtgagccaagatcgcgccactgcactccagcctggctacagaccaagaccccgtctcaaaaaaaaaaaaaaaaaaaaaaagaaaaaaaaaaaaatcatttgactgTATATGCGAAGGTTTTGTGCCACAAACTTTTGTGGTTGGTGATACAAACAACATAGTCTCCGCCTTAAGGAAACCACAGTCGAATTAAATAGATTCCGTTTCAAGTAGCATCTGTCCTGTGTGCTCAGTGGGCACTGGGCCCATGTTTTCCCACATTTTGCCCCTTGAGCTTCTGATCCAACCGGTGAGATAGGTAGGATGATCCTCTTTAGCAGAGGGGTAAGCTTAGTCCCCTGAGAGCGCGGCTATGGCTTACGCGAGGGTACGgacagtcaggatttgaacccaaagtTCCTGGCTCCATGTGTCATGCTACCTCCGGCCAGATGTTCTCACCTCTAAAACTTGGGTAGAAGTGAACCGAGATGCTCTCTACTGAGCAACTCTTCAGCTCCAGCATCCTATACATTAAGGAGTCACTAAAGGCCAGGGTCCACGAAAAAGGTGCAGACATTAAGCATGATCCGGGTGCACAGAAGAGCGGAGCCCAAAACACCACTTCCAGCTCCAGTGGACGAGTCCTACAGCGGCAGCCCTGCAGCTCCGAGCGGTTGCCGAGTCCTCACCCGGAACCCGGGCGCGGTTGGGCTGTGCTATTGGCGCGGGTGGGGGACGCACAGCCCAAAAATGCCCGCGACAAGTTTCTAGGGCAGTTCTCGCCAGTCTCTCTGGAGGGAGCCTGTGGGCTTCTGCGACATTTCTCGCACTTGCTCCCTAGCCTTCCTCCCGTTTCCACCCTTCCCGCGGAGGTTTTCCTTCCCGGTGGCCCCTTCCTCGGGTGTCCCTTTGGTACGCCCCCACCCTGGCGGGGAGCTGCGTGGCTGGCGCCCGCGTGGCCACTGCGCATGCGGACCCGTCCTTGGGGCGGCGCCGCGCGGGGAGGACGGTCGGGGACGGAAGCGCGGAGCACGGACCCCGCCCCTTCGCGGCCCCGCGCGTGACGTCGCAGGGGGCGCCGGCCTCCGCCGGGCCCGGAGTGGTAAGCGCGAGCGGCTGGCGGATCGGACGCGCGAGACCGGGAGGGGACGAGGGTGTTGCAATCGTTCGGGGCTGGGGCTTTCCGGGGAGGGGGTGCTCAGGTGCACCAGCGGCCGCGGACCCGCAGGCTCTACCCTCTCCTCCCTTTAACCCCCTTCCAGCCGGACGGGAGGCGGGGCAGGGCTGAGCATTTGTGACACCTGCATTTCCGTggctccctccttctccccccaCCGCTGTTTATCTCTTCGCCTTCCAGAAGTTCTTTTCCATCAGGCTGTCGCACCTTGCGTGGGAAGGAGCACCCCACTTGGAAGCAGGAGACAGGGTTCAGACCTTGGCCCTACCCCTCCTATGTTAAAGTCcgcgagcctcagtttcccccacaGTATTTTTTGCCTCGCCTTACCCGGTTTTGAGAATCTGTacgagaaagagaaaggaaatggacATCTGTTGAATTCTGCATGGCCAAATACCACGCAGATTGCTTCATCCACCACGTTTAATCCTTATTACTTGGTGTTCTTAGAACTCCTATTTCATGGATTCTTAAGCTCACAGAGTCAGTGAGTAACAGAAAGGGATTCAGATCTAGCCGTTTAGCTGCACAGTGGAGTTCTTCTCCAGAATCTTCCCTTGTCTGGGCTCTGGCTGGAACTATTCCTCAGCCAAACCCTCGACCCAGAACAGTGCTTCCTGTTTCTCCAGCTGAGAAGTCTCCCTTTGGGGTTCCTTCTTCCACCACGGAGTGCCCTGCTCTGCCTCCACTGAGATTACTTCAGAAATTAAATGCAGCAAATATTTATCCAGCAGTGCAGGGAGATGAACTATTGGAGTCGGGAACCTTGGATTCttgttctggctctgccacttactgtgtggccttggaaagTCCCTTGTCTTCTCtgagctttcttttctctttgcgTAAAAGAGGTGCTCTTGTCCCATTCTCCCTCCCTGTCCTCCAGCAGGCTCTCCCCGGAGGCTCAGCCCCCTCTGCTCCCCATGGGCAACTGCCAGGCAGGGCACAACCTGCACCTGTGTCTGGCCCACCACCCACCTCTGGTCTGTGCCACTTTGATCCTGCTGCTCCTTGGCCTCTCCGGCTTGGGCCTTGGCAGCTTCCTCCTCACCCACAGGACTGGCCTGCGCAGCCCTGACATCCCCCAGGTAAGTTCCCCACCCCCATACCTGCTCTTCCTTCCAACCTAGACAGGCTTTTGCTGCTAATCTCATCTCACCCATCTCCCACCCTTCTTTTGCTCACAGGACTGGGTCTCTTTTTTGAGATCTTTTGGCCAGCTGACCCTGTGTCCCAGGAATGGGACAGTCACAGGGAAGTGGCGAGGGTCTCACGTCATGGGCTTACTGACCACCTTGAACTTCGGAGACGGTCCAGACAGGAACAAGACCCGGATATTCCAGGCGACGGTCTTGGGTAGTCAGATGGGATTGAAAGGTGAGATcagaggctgggcttggtggctcacacctgtaatcccaacattttgggaggccgaggtaggtggatcatttgaggtcaggagttcgagaccagcgtggccaacatggtgaaaccccgtctctactaaaaatacaaaaattgtctcaaaaaaaaaaaaatacaaaaattagccagacatggtggcaggcgcatctaatcccaactacttgggaggctgaggcaggagaatcgcttgaacccaggaggctgaagttgcagtgaaccaagactgcaccattgcactccagcctgggtgacagagcaagactctgtctcaaaaaaaaaaaaaaaaaattaagaatagtacaggcacggtggctcatgcctataatcccagcactttgggagtccgaggagggcggatcacgaggttaggagttcgagaccagcctggccaatatggtgaaaccccatctctactaaaaatacaaaaattagccagacatggtggcaggtgcgtctaatcccaactacttgggaggctgaggcaggagaatcgcttgaacccaggaggctgaagttgcagtgaaccgagattgcaccgttgcactccagcctgggtgacagagcgaaactctgtctcaaaaaaaaaaaattaagaatagtacaggcacggtggctcatgcctataatcccagcactttgggagtccgaggagggcggatcatgaggttaggagtttgagaccaacctggccaacatggtgaaaccccatttcttttttttttttcttcaagacggagtgtcgctctgttgcagtggctggatctcagctcactgcaagctccgcctcccgggtttacgccattctcctgcctcagcctctggagtagctgggactacaggcgcccgccaccatgcccggctagttttttgtatttttttagtagagacggggtttcaccgtgttagccaggttggtctggatctcctgacctcgtgatccgcccgtctaggcctcccaaagtgctggaattacaggcttgagccactgcaccctgccatgaaaccccatttctactagaaatacaaaaattaactgggtaggctggtcacagtggttcacacgggtaatcccagcactttgggaggccgaggcgggcagatcacgaggtcaggagttcgagtccagcctgaccaacatggtgaaaccccatgtctactaaaaatgcaaaaattagccggacatggtggcacacgcctgtaatcccagctactcaggaggctgaggcaggagaatcatttgaacccgggagatggaggttgcagagagccgagatcgtaccattgcactccagcctgggcgacagaacaagactcagtctcaaaaaaaaattagccaggcttggtggtgcgcgcctgtagtcccagctactcgggaggctgagccaggagaattgcttgaacctgggaggtggaggttgcagtgaaccaagatcgtgccactgcactgcagcctgggagacagagtgagactccgtctcaaacaaacaaacaaaaatacaaaaattagccaggtgtggtggcaggcgcctgtagtcccagctacttgggaggctaaggcaggagaatctcttgaacccggaaggctgaggttgcaataagcagagatcacaccactgcactctagcctgtgcgacagagacagactctgtcccaccaaaaaaaaaaaaaaagaaagtaaggtgAGATCACAGAGGACTGTGGGGTCGGGCATCAGAACACTCAGGGCTGGACCCTACCTCTGACCTCACCAATGATGACCTTGGACACATCCCTGGACTTTAGTCACTTCTGTGGTTCGGGCTTTCAGTGAACATGCTGCCAACAGGGTAGGTTTTCTATGAATGCTTTCTTCCTCTGCCAGTTCTGACGTTCTTTGAGTCTATCTTTGGAGGTAGGATGAAATGGGCTAGATTTGACCTACTGTTTCCTCATCCTTTAGCTACCTCCTCTTAGAGACCCCTTTTTCCTCAGGGATATCAGAGAAGCATATTCAATTAAACCAGTGTCATAAGGGCCCGCTATGTGCTTAGCATAGTTCTGTATGCCACaaaggatgcagaaaaaaattagacaacATAAATTTCCAAAGAGCTATAGTGTTCTGGGAAAATGACAAGcgagagagacagaaagtgaaaaTGTCAGTGGATGCCATTAATCCCTGTATGACATTTGCCTTATCTAAAATATGCTGAGATAAAGAGGGATGGAAGAGGGTGGTATTTTTTGACTTCTGAGGTCCTTTACAACACTATCATTCTAAGATTCTCCTATGAATATGTATGTATCGGGGGAGTGAGTCTCTGCCTGTCCAGGTGTACATGTATGTTAACAAAAATAAGGACTGTGTCTGATATATGCAGACTTGGGAcaattctttctcattctttttacttttaaatagatacataatagttttattgagatatgattcaTACACAATACAGTTCACCCATTGGAAGTGTACAGTtagggccggacgtggtggctcacgcctgtaatcccagcattttgggaggccaaggcaggcagattgcttgagctcaggagtttgagaccagcctggacaacatggcaagactctgtctctactaaaaatacaaaaaaaaaaaaaaaaaaaaagccaggcgtggtggcacacgcctgtggtcccagctactcagaaggctaaggtgggaggattgtttatcCCTGGGAGGCAGGACTTGCAGTAagcattctcccacctcagcctcctgagtagctgggattacaggtgcttgccatcatgcccagctaatttttttttttccctgagacggagtctcgctctgtcacccagactggagggcagtggtgcgatctcagctcactgcaacctctgcctcccagtttcaagagattctcctgcctcaacctcccaagtagctgggattacaggcacgtggcaccatgcccagctaatttttgtatttttttgtagagatggcattccaccatgttggccaggctggtcttgaactcctgaccttatgatccgcccgcctcggcctcctgaagtgctgggattacaggcgtgagccactgcgcctggccaatttttttattttttgtagagatggggtctcactatgttgcccaggctagtttcaaactactgggctcaagtgatcctcctgcctcacctcccaaagtgctgggattacaggcatgaactaccaggTCTGGCCTATTACccaattgttttaatttactttctcCTGATTGCTAGTAAGGTTGAACCTCTTATGGTTTATTGTCTGTTTTCATGTTGTCTGTGAATTacctgtttgtttcctttgttcatttttcttttaagttatttgtCTTTGTCTTCTTGATTTGTGGAAGGTCTTTATTCTGGATAGTAATCctttttgtcatttaaatataGGTATTTTCAATCAATatgttacttgtttttttaacttatctttcattgcattgaagtctttaatttttatgagGTTAGGTTTGTCACTCTTGTCCTTTATTAAGACTTTTAGGTTTTGTGTCTTTCATAGGAAGgccttcctcattttaaaattagaaaatattctggccaggcatggtggctgattgctgtaatcccagcctttgggaggctgaggcaggtggatcacctgaggtcaggagttctagaccggcctggccaacatgatgaaaccccgtctctactaaaaatacaaaaaattagctgggcatggtggtgggtgcctgtaatcccagctactctcaaggctgaggcaggagaatcacttaaacctaggaggtggaggttgcagtgagccaagatcgcgccactgcgctccagcctgggcaaaaacaagagtgaaactctgtctcaaaaataataaaataaaatggctgggcgtggtggctcatgcctgtaatcccagcactttgggaggccgaagcgggtggatcatgaggtcaggagatcgagactatcctggctaacatggtgaaaccctgtctctactaaaaaatacaaaaaattagccgggtgtggtggcgggcgcctgtagtcccagctactcgggaggctgaggcaggagaatggtgtgaacccgggaggcggagcttgcagtgagccgaaatcgtgccactgcactccagcctgagggacagagcaagactccgtctcaaaaaaaataataataataataaaataaaatatactgtattttcttttaatacttaagtttttttttagtttgtataGTTCTTTAATACATctggactttattttattttataggatAACAGTTTGACGCTATGTTTTTTTCTACATGGAAATTTTCCCAAGGCCATTTACTGAGGCCATCCTTTCCCCACTAATTTAAAATAGGGTGAGAACCTTTCAATGGATTTTGGTACCaagtgagaaactgctttcttaaAAAGGATGAGCTAGTTTATGCAAACTGACATGGGCAATGTGTATCTGCCCATTTCACTGTAGCCTTGCGAGTATTGGTATGGTTGTTGTATTGAttgtaatttaaattaatttaaattacaacttaatttgtgtttatattgatacaaagttattttcatttctcagtgATATAAATAATGGTATATGGAATAGTTCATTGAATAGAATCAATGCCAAAACACCTGGTATTAAAGaaagccttaaaaaataaatagggccaggcatggtggttcatgcctggaatcccaacattttaggaggtcAAGATAGCAGGatgacttaagcccaggagtttgagtctagcccGGGCAAtacagtgataccctgtctctacaaaaaaattttaaaattagccaggcaggtggcgcatgcttgtagtcccacctactcgggagactgaggtgggaggatcacttgagcccaggaggttgaggctccagtgagctgggattgtgccactgcactccaacctgcacgacaaagtgagaccccatctcagaaaaataaagaaagaaagaaaagaatagaagtGTGAAGACAGAGGCTCCCGTGTCACCCctcattttcttccatcttttgtGCCTTTCACAGGATCTTCTGCAGGACAACTGGTCCTTATCACAGCCAGGGTGACCACAGAAAGGACTGCAGGAACCTGCCTGTATTTTAGTGCTGTTCCAGGAATCCTACCCTCCAGTCAGCCACCCATATCCTGCTCAGAGGAGGGGGCTGGAAATGCCACCCTGAGCCCTAGAATGGGTGAGGAGTGCGTTAGTGTCTGGAGCCACGAAGGCCTTGTGCTGACCAAGCTGCTGACCTCGGTAAGAGCCTCGGATGGGTCACCAGGGTTTTGTGGACTGCCTGCTGACTGCTGTATCTTGAAGGCCCCTGGAAACAATTCTACGTTGTAGAAAAAGCACAGGTTTTATAACCCTGCCTTGGGGGCTGTGTGACTTAGAACAAGTGTCTAAACATCTCTGAGtgtcagcttcctcatctgtaaaacagaaaacatgacCCTATCTCTTAATTCCACcaaataaggattaaatgagaatgaCTGTGAAGTGCCCAGCACAATGCCTAGGACATAGAGATTTGATAAGTGACAGCTATTATTGTTTACTATTGTCTTTAAAACATTCTCTCTACCTCAAAGGAGTTCAGAAGCTGTAATAAGAGGCAAATGGGCTAATTGCTATTAGAAAGATGTGAGCAAAGTGTTATGCAAACACAGAATAAGGAGCCATTAACCCTAACTTGAACATTTGTGGAGAGTGCTTCACACAGAAGGTGGCATTTACCAAAGAGCATTGTGTACAGCAGTTTATAATGCACAAAGTGCTCTTAGGgttcattaattcatttgatcTTAAAATAGCCTTTTGAGGTAGGTGTTattatcccattttgcagatgaggaaacaggtttaGAGAGAGGGAGTGAATTGCCGAAGGCCACACAACTggttaagtggcagagccaggattgcAACCCACACCTTCCATCAGGTCAGGATGATCCTTGaagatccgtctcaaaaaaaaaaaaaaaaaagaaaaaaccccatgAGGAACGTAACCTGGGACTTGGAATCAGAGATCTGGTTTCTAGATGTAGCACtgcttgcactttttttttttttttttgagatggagtctcgctctctcacccaggctgaagtgcagtggcgcaatcttggctcaccgcaagctctgtctcccaggttcatgccattctcctgcctcctccttccaagtagctggaactacaggcacccaccaccacacccagctaattttttgtatttttagtagagacggggtttcaccatgttagccaggatggtctcgatctcctgacctcatgatccaccctcctcagccttccaaaatgctgggattacaggtgtgagccaccacgcccggccgcttACACATCTTTAAAATGTGGATCATAATGAAGTTTCCTATCTCTTGGAGTCATGATGGGGGTTCAGGTTGATAGCTGGGCAAGAAAGTACTTTTCAAACCATCAAGACAAATgttcgagcctgggcaacatggcgaaaccctctctctacaaaaaatacaaaaaaaaattagctgggcatggtggcacatacctgtggtcccggctactcaggaggctgaggtgggaagatcactggagcccaggaggtggaggttgcagtgagccgagatcgcaccactgtactctagcctgggtgacagagtgagaccctgtttaaataaataaataaatgtcaacttatatgaaaataacattggccgggcgcggtggctcaagcctgtaatcccagcactttgggaggccgagacgggtggatcacgaggtcaggagatcaagaccatcctggctaacacggtgaaaccccgtctctactaagaaatacaaaaaactagccgggcgaggtggcgggcgcctgtagtcccagctactcgggaggctgaggccggagaatggcgtgaacccgggaggcggagcttgcagtgagctgagatccggccactgcactccagcctgggctacagagcgagactccgtctcaaaaaaaaataataacattttcccTTTAGTTGCTCCCTAGATGTGGAGA
This genomic interval carries:
- the TMEM219 gene encoding insulin-like growth factor-binding protein 3 receptor isoform X2, encoding MAPVFSALRLGGPWVMGGRRRGRRPPPGPECRLSPEAQPPLLPMGNCQAGHNLHLCLAHHPPLVCATLILLLLGLSGLGLGSFLLTHRTGLRSPDIPQDWVSFLRSFGQLTLCPRNGTVTGKWRGSHVMGLLTTLNFGDGPDRNKTRIFQATVLGSQMGLKGSSAGQLVLITARVTTERTAGTCLYFSAVPGILPSSQPPISCSEEGAGNATLSPRMGEECVSVWSHEGLVLTKLLTSV
- the TMEM219 gene encoding insulin-like growth factor-binding protein 3 receptor isoform X1, which translates into the protein MGNCQAGHNLHLCLAHHPPLVCATLILLLLGLSGLGLGSFLLTHRTGLRSPDIPQDWVSFLRSFGQLTLCPRNGTVTGKWRGSHVMGLLTTLNFGDGPDRNKTRIFQATVLGSQMGLKGSSAGQLVLITARVTTERTAGTCLYFSAVPGILPSSQPPISCSEEGAGNATLSPRMGEECVSVWSHEGLVLTKLLTSEELALCGSRLLVLGSFLLLFCGLLCCVTAMCFHPRRESHWSRTRL